Proteins from a single region of Styela clava chromosome 1, kaStyClav1.hap1.2, whole genome shotgun sequence:
- the LOC120325522 gene encoding peroxidasin-like, which produces MQLARSKAAIGVGGCTFAQREQINAFSSALDLTFIYGTTDKEAKELRDPASNAGELKLVENPASESRKNLPNQDQLKSKEISKITFCPVKIHTPKDIPCFVAGDVLSNQNPGLVSLITIWARYHNYVARNVKLVNMGWDSDEVFNVARRIVSAIYQSIVYREYLPLLLGPEWVKRFDLKPVDGFGFWNGYDPEYNLAITNEFATAASRYGHSQVAANLSRPNSFFKRGTIPDIPLAGTFFTNDHQLEKRGGGAGAILRGFIIDKAEKTDPTLVDALRNQLFTELGDKFGKDLFAINIQRGRDHGLPGYNKYRTICGLPKANSFSDLSDEIPEKSIRGLKRVYHSVDDIDLFPGGLAEKPVEGGQVGPTFACILAYGFRALRKGDRFWHELANAPSSFTGEQLAAIRQTTFASVLCEVGEDMKSVKKFPMRMEEGKYGGIVSCDSVQGLDIFPWRSFQQAFYRKKYDTYTVWTTWFVTQFTDKHKVDIRREALRTFAERPEDTCENRFGYELREVPKSNFIQIRFSCLPGTIASTDFPFQILPHHYWTDWIHTDDHEQVFEPSQFACHQKVVAIQAISGKKFASWTGDVFEKYGPKSGFACRNEHQLSGKCHRYRIRALCSGTKKLSNISRFNMKFKVHRKLRPIDRKIQVMKLTLIATCTHP; this is translated from the coding sequence ATGCAACTCGCTCGTTCGAAAGCTGCTATCGGTGTTGGAGGATGTACATTTGCTCAACGGGAACAAATAAATGCCTTCTCAAGTGCATTGGACCTAACTTTCATTTATGGTACAACCGACAAAGAAGCAAAAGAACTTCGCGACCCTGCTTCGAACGCTGGGGAATTGAAACTGGTGGAAAATCCAGCGAGTGAATCACGCAAAAATCTTCCAAATCAAGACCAGTTAAAAAGTAAAGAGATTTCTAAGATAACGTTTTGTCCAGTAAAGATTCACACGCCGAAAGATATACCGTGTTTTGTTGCTGGTGACGTATTGTCAAATCAAAACCCAGGGCTTGTTTCTCTTATTACAATTTGGGCCAGGTATCACAATTATGTTGCAAGAAATGTAAAATTAGTAAACATGGGATGGGATAGCGACGAAGTGTTCAATGTAGCCCGTCGAATTGTATCTGCGATTTATCAATCAATCGTTTACAGAGAATACCTTCCCTTACTTCTTGGTCCGGAATGGGTGAAAAGATTCGATTTGAAACCGGTTGATGGTTTCGGCTTCTGGAATGGATATGATCCTGAATATAACCTGGCCATTACCAACGAATTCGCGACGGCAGCCTCTCGATATGGCCACAGCCAGGTAGCTGCTAATCTCTCACGGCCaaattcttttttcaaacgTGGAACCATACCCGATATTCCATTAGCTGGCACATTTTTTACTAACGATCACCAATTGGAAAAACGTGGAGGCGGAGCTGGTGCAATTTTGCGTGGTTTCATTATTGATAAAGCAGAGAAAACTGATCCTACACTGGTCGATGCTCTCCGAAACCAACTATTCACAGAACTTGGGGATAAATTCGGAAAAGACCTATTCGCAATAAATATTCAAAGAGGCCGTGATCATGGTTTACCTggatataataaatatagaaCAATATGTGGACTACCGAAAGCAAACAGTTTCAGTGATTTGTCAGACGAAATTCCAGAAAAAAGCATAAGAGGATTGAAACGAGTATACCATTCAGTCGATGACATTGACTTATTTCCTGGCGGGCTGGCAGAAAAGCCAGTGGAAGGTGGACAGGTCGGGCCTACGTTTGCTTGCATTTTAGCATATGGCTTCCGGGCCTTAAGAAAAGGTGATCGTTTCTGGCACGAACTTGCGAACGCCCCTTCCTCTTTCACTGGTGAACAGCTTGCGGCAATACGTCAAACGACTTTTGCAAGTGTATTATGTGAAGTCGGCGAAGATATGAAATCTGTGAAAAAATTTCCTATGCGTATGGAAGAAGGGAAATATGGTGGAATTGTCAGTTGTGATAGTGTACAAGGTTTGGACATATTTCCCTGGAGGTCATTCCAACAAgcattttatagaaaaaaatatgacaCCTACACGGTATGGACAACTTGGTTTGTCACTCAGTTCACCGACAAACACAAAGTAGACATTCGGCGCGAAGCTTTGCGCACGTTCGCCGAACGACCAGAAGATACATGCGAAAATCGATTTGGGTACGAATTACGTGAAGTACCTAAGagtaatttcattcaaattcgGTTTTCTTGCCTCCCAGGTACGATAGCATCTACTGACTTCCCTTTTCAAATTTTACCTCATCATTATTGGACAGACTGGATACACACAGACGATCACGAACAGGTGTTTGAACCATCTCAATTTGCTTGCCATCAAAAAGTTGTAGCAATTCAGGCAATATCTGGCAAAAAATTTGCTTCGTGGACTGGGGATGTGTTCGAAAAATATGGACCTAAATCAGGTTTTGCTTGTAGGAACGAACATCAACTTAGTGGAAAATGTCACCGCTATAGAATACGGGCTCTATGCTCCGGAACAAAAAAGTTATCAAACATAAGCAGAttcaacatgaaattcaaagTACACCGAAAATTACGCCCCATAGATCGGAAGATACAAGTGATGAAACTAACCCTCATAGCCACTTGTACCCACCCGTAG